A region from the Kribbella shirazensis genome encodes:
- a CDS encoding SigE family RNA polymerase sigma factor → MRGGDREAEFREYLLADRTRLLRTALLLTAGDVHTAEDLVQTACTRVYVHWHRIKHEGAGPYAHRILVNAFLDERRRAGRHPEVVTAEAVEPRSAGGPDQADTLAVRDALLDLAPRQRAVLVLRYFQDLDVATCARILDCTEGTVKSQTAKALKRLKELMTEETGSS, encoded by the coding sequence ATGCGAGGGGGTGACCGTGAGGCCGAGTTCCGTGAGTACCTGCTCGCGGACCGCACCAGACTGCTGAGAACGGCGCTGCTGCTCACCGCGGGGGATGTGCACACGGCCGAGGATCTGGTCCAGACCGCCTGCACCCGGGTGTACGTGCACTGGCACCGGATCAAGCACGAGGGCGCGGGCCCGTACGCACACCGCATCCTGGTCAACGCCTTCCTCGACGAGCGCCGCCGGGCCGGCCGCCATCCGGAGGTGGTGACCGCGGAGGCCGTCGAGCCGCGGTCGGCCGGCGGACCGGACCAGGCGGACACGCTGGCCGTCCGGGACGCATTGCTCGATCTCGCGCCGCGGCAGCGGGCGGTCCTGGTACTGCGGTACTTCCAGGATCTCGACGTCGCGACCTGCGCGCGGATCCTGGACTGCACCGAAGGCACCGTGAAGAGCCAGACGGCCAAGGCGCTCAAGCGCCTCAAGGAACTGATGACGGAAGAGACGGGGAGTAGCTGA
- a CDS encoding M20/M25/M40 family metallo-hydrolase, with product MMIERLREYVGAETPTGDAAALNAFADRLTTRYAELGGAVRRIPAPTGDHLVADFPGRGPQASAAPLLFLTHHDTVWPIGQLRDVMPWREADGIIHGPGVFDMKGGLVVLESALEEVADRDHRPLRVVVVADEEIGSPSARALVTAEAAGVYAAFGFEPPHPNGDLKTSRWGSTRVRIEVTGREAHAALDPGNGVSAIDELVDQLVAVRRVVAGHDHVLCNVGTITGGGRTNVVPGSAAAEIGFRFVDPSTEESVLAAVAALEPVRDAQLKVRVLSNRPAWQPSAASDELLAKVVAAGRSVGQEIGGAAASGAADTNLTGWLGIPTLDGLGPVGKGAHAVHEQVVAATLTERADLVAAIVTSL from the coding sequence ATGATGATCGAGCGACTCCGGGAGTACGTCGGCGCGGAAACCCCAACCGGCGACGCCGCCGCGCTGAACGCCTTCGCCGACCGGCTGACGACGCGGTACGCCGAGCTGGGCGGAGCCGTGCGCCGGATCCCGGCGCCGACCGGCGACCACCTCGTCGCGGACTTCCCCGGCCGCGGGCCGCAGGCGTCGGCCGCGCCCTTGCTGTTCCTCACCCATCACGACACCGTTTGGCCGATCGGTCAACTGCGGGACGTGATGCCGTGGCGTGAGGCCGACGGGATCATCCACGGTCCTGGCGTGTTCGACATGAAGGGAGGCCTCGTGGTCCTCGAGAGCGCGCTCGAGGAGGTCGCCGATCGAGATCACCGGCCGCTGCGGGTCGTCGTGGTCGCGGACGAGGAGATCGGCTCCCCGTCGGCGCGCGCCCTGGTGACGGCCGAGGCCGCCGGCGTGTACGCCGCCTTCGGTTTCGAGCCGCCGCATCCGAACGGGGACCTCAAGACGTCGCGCTGGGGCAGCACGCGGGTCCGGATCGAGGTCACCGGCCGCGAGGCGCATGCCGCCCTCGATCCGGGCAACGGGGTGTCCGCGATCGACGAGCTCGTCGATCAGCTCGTCGCGGTACGACGCGTGGTCGCCGGCCACGACCACGTGCTGTGCAACGTCGGCACCATCACCGGCGGCGGGCGCACCAACGTCGTACCGGGGTCTGCCGCTGCGGAGATCGGATTCCGCTTCGTCGATCCGTCGACCGAGGAATCCGTGCTCGCGGCGGTTGCCGCGTTGGAGCCGGTGCGGGACGCGCAGCTGAAGGTGCGGGTGTTGTCGAACCGGCCGGCCTGGCAGCCGTCGGCGGCGAGCGACGAGTTGCTGGCGAAGGTCGTCGCCGCCGGGCGATCGGTCGGTCAGGAGATCGGCGGCGCGGCCGCGTCCGGGGCGGCGGACACCAACCTGACCGGATGGTTGGGCATCCCAACGCTGGACGGCCTGGGTCCGGTGGGCAAGGGCGCCCACGCCGTCCACGAGCAGGTGGTCGCGGCGACCCTGACCGAACGAGCGGACCTGGTCGCCGCGATCGTCACCTCACTCTGA
- a CDS encoding NUDIX hydrolase, translating into MDRFSVVPAAYVIVRRGDEVLLLLRANTGYMDGYWAVPAGHVEHGESVVAAAARELKEEVGIDVDPADLVPVTAMHRTGGNGDPIDERVDFFFTTSRWSGEPRLMEPEKAAGLDWYSLDKLPEPVVPHEARVLGSLKAEGLPAVIVQGFA; encoded by the coding sequence ATGGATCGGTTTTCGGTGGTGCCGGCGGCTTATGTGATCGTGCGGCGGGGGGACGAGGTGTTGTTGCTGCTGCGGGCCAACACCGGCTACATGGACGGGTACTGGGCGGTTCCGGCCGGGCATGTGGAGCACGGGGAGTCGGTGGTCGCGGCGGCGGCGCGCGAGCTCAAGGAAGAGGTGGGGATCGACGTCGACCCGGCGGACCTCGTGCCGGTGACGGCGATGCACCGCACGGGTGGGAACGGCGACCCGATCGACGAGCGGGTGGACTTCTTCTTCACGACGTCGCGGTGGAGCGGCGAGCCGCGGCTGATGGAGCCGGAGAAGGCGGCCGGCCTGGACTGGTACTCGCTGGACAAGCTGCCCGAGCCAGTGGTGCCGCACGAAGCGCGCGTGCTGGGGTCGTTGAAAGCCGAAGGGCTTCCTGCGGTGATCGTCCAAGGTTTCGCCTGA
- the ggt gene encoding gamma-glutamyltransferase codes for MKKLIAALSVTALVLTGTSSPAVATQQTQAPAKTPTAIGYGGAVSSVDPDATNIGLDVLRRGGNAVDAAVATAAALGVTEPYSAGIGGGGYFVYYNAKKHKVFTIDGRETAPATMPSDAFVNPATGAAYPFAQLVTSGVSIGVPGTLATWDRALKQWGSLSLGKALKPAADLAERGFVVDPTFRLQTLDNKSRFAQVVPTAELFLPNGDAPQVGALFKNPDLAATYKLIGEQGSSAFYNGALAGEMAAVAKNPPKTPDATLPFFPGYLQAGDLEAYKTIDRTPTKVRYDGLDVYGMPPSSSGGTTVGEALNILQPQRIRQQSTTQALHTYLEASALAFADRGAYVGDPAYVDVPVKELLSRGFGLERSCLIDPEKAATKPVPAGSPDGDYSRCAIGSSVEQRPDSEGRSTTHLVAADKWGNVVSYTLTIEQTGGSGITVPGRGFLLNNELTDFTAVPDPKDPNRVEAGKRPRSSMSPTIVLRGGKPFLALGSPGGSTIITTVLQALTNRIDRGMTLPEAIAAPRAAQRNTASVTAEQAFIDRYGAALTPYGHTFTPAGAPGSSASEIGAVAALEFLPGGAILAAAEPTRRGGGAAGTAWPFRVR; via the coding sequence GTGAAGAAGCTGATCGCAGCCCTGTCCGTAACCGCCCTGGTTCTGACAGGCACCAGTTCACCAGCAGTCGCCACTCAACAGACACAGGCTCCGGCCAAGACGCCGACCGCGATCGGGTACGGCGGTGCGGTGTCCTCGGTCGACCCTGACGCGACGAACATCGGTCTCGACGTACTGCGTCGTGGTGGTAACGCCGTCGACGCAGCCGTCGCCACGGCCGCCGCGCTCGGTGTCACCGAGCCCTACTCGGCCGGCATCGGCGGTGGTGGGTACTTCGTGTACTACAACGCCAAGAAGCACAAGGTGTTCACGATCGACGGGCGCGAGACGGCTCCCGCGACCATGCCGTCCGACGCGTTCGTGAATCCGGCGACCGGTGCGGCGTATCCGTTCGCGCAACTGGTGACGTCAGGTGTCTCGATCGGCGTCCCGGGCACGCTCGCCACCTGGGACCGGGCCCTGAAGCAGTGGGGTTCGCTGTCACTCGGCAAGGCGCTGAAGCCGGCCGCGGACCTGGCCGAGCGCGGGTTCGTCGTGGACCCGACGTTCCGCCTGCAGACCCTGGACAACAAGTCGCGGTTCGCGCAGGTCGTGCCGACCGCCGAGCTGTTCCTGCCGAACGGCGACGCGCCGCAGGTCGGTGCGCTGTTCAAGAACCCCGACCTCGCCGCGACGTACAAGCTGATCGGTGAGCAGGGCTCGTCGGCGTTCTACAACGGCGCGCTGGCGGGCGAGATGGCCGCCGTGGCCAAGAACCCGCCGAAGACGCCGGATGCGACGCTGCCGTTCTTCCCCGGCTACCTGCAGGCCGGCGACCTCGAGGCGTACAAGACGATCGACCGCACGCCGACCAAGGTCCGGTACGACGGTCTGGACGTCTACGGCATGCCGCCGTCGTCGTCCGGTGGAACCACCGTCGGCGAGGCGCTCAACATCCTGCAACCGCAGCGCATTCGGCAGCAGTCGACGACGCAGGCTCTGCACACGTACCTCGAGGCGTCCGCGCTGGCGTTCGCCGACCGCGGTGCGTACGTCGGTGACCCGGCGTACGTCGACGTACCGGTGAAAGAGTTGCTGTCGCGTGGGTTCGGCCTCGAGCGGTCCTGCCTGATCGACCCGGAGAAGGCCGCGACGAAGCCGGTGCCCGCGGGCTCGCCGGACGGCGACTACTCGCGGTGCGCCATCGGCAGCTCTGTCGAGCAGCGCCCGGACAGTGAAGGGCGTTCGACGACGCACCTGGTCGCAGCCGACAAGTGGGGCAACGTGGTGTCGTACACGCTGACGATCGAGCAGACCGGCGGCAGCGGCATCACCGTGCCGGGGCGTGGGTTCCTCCTCAACAACGAGCTCACCGACTTCACCGCCGTACCGGACCCGAAGGACCCGAACCGGGTCGAGGCCGGGAAGCGGCCGCGGTCGTCGATGTCGCCGACGATCGTGCTGCGCGGCGGCAAGCCGTTCCTCGCGCTCGGTTCGCCGGGTGGCTCGACGATCATCACGACCGTCCTGCAGGCGCTGACGAACCGGATCGACCGTGGCATGACGCTGCCGGAGGCGATCGCGGCACCGCGGGCGGCGCAGCGCAACACCGCGTCGGTGACGGCCGAGCAGGCGTTCATCGACCGGTACGGCGCGGCGCTGACGCCGTACGGTCACACCTTCACGCCGGCCGGTGCTCCGGGGAGTTCGGCGTCCGAGATCGGAGCGGTCGCGGCACTCGAGTTCCTGCCGGGCGGTGCGATCCTCGCGGCCGCGGAACCGACGCGACGCGGCGGAGGAGCGGCCGGAACGGCTTGGCCCTTCAGAGTGAGGTGA
- a CDS encoding LamG-like jellyroll fold domain-containing protein, whose amino-acid sequence MNERYDGTSRRRLLQAGALGAGAVVTPGVFNAVTASATGPTGRIDTEHPQFTLAVVPDTQYQFDQDRGDAAPLTATFRYLIDQRTEQNIVFVAHLGDVVENALASEFAQADPVFRLLERARFPYSVLAGNHDIDGSKDDTRGPSPYLDTFNPRRFRWMPTYGGSTANGYNSYHVFRAAGRQWLLLAMDWRPSDASFAWARAVIKAHPKLPVILTIHELVNADHGNPVAYFSAHGNRVWDQLVDGNDQIFLTLNGHYWPPGRVTRKNAAGNDVHLHITNYQDRYYGGSGMVRLYHFDLARNTIDVETISPWIMAQDPARRNELAEAEIELSDDTNRFSVPIDFAARFAGFAPEPVRPARPAKQLVIPGTAAYWRFDGPVTDKVLDHSGHANDLTRVQLSNDLPTASAEYHPDQPGHASWLFPGGKNPARGGYLKTVDNAPLNAMTFPDGYTIEAFVKLANDGQDHAWEGLFTRLGTGRDAAKTGSDPDEPAAKLGFSGGLQVQWAVYPVDRNETFTNWGHEQRAGEWFHLAIVNDGRHSVVYVDSSELLRNPATPSNGLATAGKPWLVGAGHYANEIDQAFAGHIGELRVVARALKPAQFLNA is encoded by the coding sequence ATGAACGAGCGGTACGACGGCACGAGCCGCCGGCGGCTGTTGCAGGCAGGGGCACTCGGGGCCGGTGCGGTCGTGACGCCGGGGGTGTTCAACGCCGTCACCGCCTCGGCCACGGGCCCTACCGGCAGGATCGACACGGAGCATCCGCAGTTCACGCTCGCGGTCGTGCCGGACACGCAGTACCAGTTCGACCAGGACCGCGGTGACGCCGCGCCGCTCACCGCGACGTTCAGGTACCTGATCGACCAGCGCACCGAGCAGAACATCGTCTTCGTCGCGCATCTCGGCGACGTGGTGGAGAACGCGCTGGCGAGCGAGTTCGCGCAGGCCGACCCGGTCTTCCGGCTGCTCGAGCGTGCCCGGTTCCCGTACTCCGTGCTGGCGGGCAACCATGACATCGACGGCTCGAAGGACGACACCCGCGGCCCGTCGCCGTACCTGGACACGTTCAACCCGCGACGGTTCCGCTGGATGCCGACGTACGGCGGATCGACGGCGAACGGGTACAACTCGTACCACGTGTTCCGCGCCGCCGGGCGGCAATGGTTGCTGCTGGCAATGGACTGGCGACCGTCGGACGCGAGCTTCGCCTGGGCCCGGGCGGTGATCAAGGCACACCCGAAGCTGCCGGTCATCCTCACCATCCACGAGTTGGTGAACGCCGACCACGGCAACCCGGTCGCCTACTTCAGCGCCCACGGCAACCGGGTCTGGGACCAGCTCGTCGACGGCAACGACCAGATCTTCCTCACCCTCAACGGCCACTACTGGCCGCCCGGGCGGGTGACCCGGAAGAACGCCGCGGGCAACGACGTGCACCTGCACATCACCAACTACCAGGACCGGTACTACGGCGGCTCGGGAATGGTCCGCCTGTACCACTTCGACCTGGCCCGGAACACGATCGACGTCGAGACGATCTCGCCGTGGATCATGGCCCAGGACCCGGCCCGCCGTAACGAGCTGGCCGAGGCGGAGATCGAACTGAGCGACGACACGAACCGCTTCAGCGTCCCGATCGACTTCGCGGCCCGGTTCGCCGGCTTCGCCCCGGAACCTGTGCGTCCCGCCCGTCCGGCCAAGCAGCTCGTCATCCCGGGTACGGCGGCGTACTGGCGCTTCGACGGTCCGGTCACGGACAAGGTGCTCGACCATTCGGGTCACGCCAACGATCTCACCCGCGTCCAGCTCAGCAACGATCTGCCGACCGCGTCGGCGGAGTACCACCCGGACCAGCCGGGGCACGCGAGCTGGCTGTTCCCCGGCGGCAAGAACCCGGCCCGCGGCGGGTACCTGAAGACCGTGGACAACGCGCCGCTGAACGCGATGACGTTCCCGGACGGGTACACGATCGAGGCGTTCGTGAAGCTGGCGAACGACGGCCAGGACCACGCGTGGGAGGGTTTGTTCACCCGGCTCGGCACCGGACGCGACGCGGCCAAGACGGGCAGCGACCCGGACGAGCCGGCGGCCAAGCTCGGGTTCTCCGGCGGTCTGCAGGTGCAGTGGGCGGTGTACCCGGTGGACCGCAACGAGACGTTCACCAACTGGGGTCACGAGCAGCGCGCGGGCGAGTGGTTCCACCTGGCGATCGTGAACGACGGGCGGCACAGCGTCGTGTACGTCGACTCGTCGGAGCTCCTGCGCAACCCGGCGACCCCGTCGAACGGGCTCGCGACGGCCGGCAAACCGTGGCTGGTCGGCGCCGGGCACTACGCCAACGAGATCGACCAGGCCTTCGCCGGTCACATCGGCGAGCTCCGCGTCGTCGCCCGCGCGCTCAAGCCGGCACAGTTCCTGAACGCCTAG
- the miaA gene encoding tRNA (adenosine(37)-N6)-dimethylallyltransferase MiaA, with translation MPAPLVVAVVGPTAAGKSDLAVALSERLGGEVVNADAMQVYRGMDIGTAKITTAERHGVPHHLLDILDVTQTATVAEFQELARAAIDDCIRRQVVPVLAGGSALYVRAILDDFVFPGTDPDVRARLEAELEAHGSGALHAKLAQADPKAAEQILPSNGRRIVRALEVIEITGGPYVATLPEHRYVYEGAIQLGLDVPRPVLDERIERRVDRMFDAGFVAEVRGLLNKGLIEGKTANRALGYSQVIALLNGEIDEAQARERTAQATRRFARRQDSWFRKDRRISWLPYDDPELVEKALDVVRKTVVAEGNREGAPGVVEVNQGRGAVDARG, from the coding sequence ATGCCTGCCCCACTCGTCGTCGCGGTCGTCGGTCCCACCGCGGCCGGGAAGTCCGATCTCGCCGTCGCGCTGTCCGAGCGCCTGGGTGGCGAGGTGGTGAACGCGGACGCCATGCAGGTGTACCGCGGCATGGACATCGGTACGGCGAAGATCACGACGGCGGAGCGCCACGGCGTACCGCACCATCTGCTCGACATTCTCGACGTCACCCAGACCGCGACCGTCGCCGAGTTCCAGGAGCTCGCCCGCGCCGCGATCGACGACTGCATCCGCCGGCAGGTCGTGCCGGTCCTGGCCGGCGGCTCCGCGCTGTACGTCCGCGCGATCCTCGACGACTTCGTCTTCCCCGGCACCGACCCGGACGTCCGCGCCCGCCTGGAGGCCGAGCTCGAGGCCCACGGCTCCGGTGCCCTGCACGCCAAACTGGCGCAGGCCGACCCGAAGGCCGCCGAGCAGATCCTGCCCAGCAACGGCCGGCGGATCGTCCGCGCGCTCGAGGTCATCGAGATCACCGGCGGCCCGTACGTCGCGACGCTGCCGGAGCACCGCTACGTCTACGAGGGCGCGATCCAGCTCGGTCTCGACGTACCGCGGCCGGTTCTCGACGAGCGGATCGAGCGCCGGGTGGACCGGATGTTCGACGCCGGATTCGTGGCCGAGGTGCGAGGTCTGCTGAACAAGGGTTTGATTGAGGGGAAGACGGCCAACCGCGCACTCGGGTACTCGCAGGTGATCGCGTTGCTGAACGGTGAGATCGACGAAGCGCAGGCCCGGGAGCGGACCGCCCAGGCCACGCGCCGGTTCGCGCGCCGCCAGGACTCGTGGTTCCGTAAGGACCGACGGATCAGTTGGCTGCCGTACGACGACCCCGAGCTGGTGGAGAAGGCCCTCGACGTGGTGCGTAAAACCGTAGTGGCCGAAGGCAACCGCGAAGGCGCCCCCGGCGTAGTCGAGGTGAACCAAGGCCGAGGGGCCGTCGATGCGAGGGGGTGA
- a CDS encoding MurR/RpiR family transcriptional regulator: MPDDPRNRELSSPQERYDARLQRRSSTLLQRRVVEQERASIDEALDQILTDESIAQAAARIVAARRRFIVGSAKSFSYASLLAFDLGVGLSQVTLIDGTVVRGVDVLADVRSNDLMVAFSFRRYRRDTVEIAQRFVEAGGELVAITDFEDAPLAKLADQCIYVATGSASYVDSPTVVASVLHVLATLTTASAKGARRRLVERDRLNTELGLYVN; encoded by the coding sequence ATGCCTGACGATCCCCGCAACCGCGAGCTCAGCAGTCCGCAGGAGCGGTACGACGCCCGTCTGCAGCGCCGGTCGTCGACGCTGCTGCAGCGCCGCGTGGTCGAGCAGGAACGCGCCTCGATCGACGAGGCCCTGGACCAGATCCTCACCGACGAGTCGATCGCGCAGGCCGCGGCCCGGATCGTCGCCGCCCGCCGGCGCTTCATCGTCGGCTCGGCGAAGTCGTTCTCGTACGCGTCGCTGCTCGCGTTCGACCTCGGCGTCGGCCTCTCGCAGGTGACGTTGATCGACGGCACGGTCGTGCGCGGTGTCGACGTCCTGGCCGACGTCCGGTCGAACGATCTGATGGTCGCTTTCTCGTTCCGCCGGTACCGGCGCGACACCGTGGAGATCGCACAGCGGTTCGTCGAGGCCGGCGGTGAGCTGGTCGCGATCACGGACTTCGAGGACGCGCCGCTGGCCAAGCTCGCCGACCAGTGCATCTACGTCGCGACCGGGAGTGCGTCGTACGTCGACTCGCCGACCGTCGTCGCCTCGGTGCTGCATGTGCTGGCGACGCTGACGACCGCGAGCGCGAAGGGCGCGCGGCGACGGCTGGTCGAGCGGGACCGGTTGAACACGGAGTTGGGACTGTATGTCAACTGA
- the menC gene encoding o-succinylbenzoate synthase, whose product MSTDLKIVAARLHRVRMPLVHEFRTSSHRKAFLDHILVELEDASGAVGWGEIASSSDPYYAPETVETCWHIASKYLLPAVLDRPWTHPDQLQAAWSKVRGNYFAKAGVDMAAWVLWAEVQQLPLATVLGGTRTEVVAGVSLGIEPTIDDLLVQVERQVEAGYPRVKLKIAPDWDVEPVREVRAAYPELDLHVDANGIYTAGDLPKLQKLDAYRLTMIEQPFAPRDLLTHAKLQRTIGTPVCLDESVETVADLETALALDALQVLNIKVSRMGGLTAARAAHDRARDAGVAVWCGGMHEFGIGRLANVALSSLPGFTLPSDVSASEKYYARDIVEPAVTAVRGVVQVPQATGLGHAVDRELVVANTVAELSLGPERGVTRCVLL is encoded by the coding sequence ATGTCAACTGACCTGAAGATCGTCGCGGCGCGGCTGCACCGGGTGCGGATGCCGCTGGTGCACGAGTTCCGGACCAGTTCGCACCGCAAGGCGTTCCTCGACCACATCCTGGTCGAACTGGAGGACGCCTCGGGCGCGGTCGGCTGGGGCGAGATCGCGTCGTCCTCCGATCCGTACTACGCACCGGAGACGGTCGAGACGTGCTGGCACATCGCGTCGAAGTACTTACTGCCCGCCGTACTCGACCGCCCGTGGACGCATCCCGATCAGCTGCAGGCGGCATGGTCGAAGGTCCGCGGCAACTACTTCGCCAAGGCAGGCGTGGACATGGCCGCCTGGGTTCTGTGGGCCGAGGTTCAGCAACTGCCTCTGGCAACAGTTCTTGGTGGAACACGGACCGAGGTTGTCGCGGGTGTTTCGCTGGGTATCGAACCGACGATCGACGACCTGCTGGTACAGGTCGAACGTCAGGTCGAAGCCGGGTACCCGAGGGTGAAGCTGAAGATCGCTCCCGACTGGGATGTAGAACCGGTCCGGGAAGTGCGGGCGGCGTACCCGGAGCTGGATCTGCACGTGGATGCGAACGGGATCTACACGGCCGGCGACCTACCGAAGCTGCAGAAGCTGGATGCCTACCGGCTGACGATGATCGAGCAGCCGTTCGCGCCGCGCGACCTGCTCACGCACGCGAAACTACAACGCACGATCGGTACGCCGGTCTGCCTGGACGAGAGCGTGGAGACCGTCGCCGACCTGGAGACCGCGCTCGCGCTCGACGCCCTGCAGGTGCTCAACATCAAGGTGTCGCGGATGGGCGGCCTGACCGCGGCCCGCGCGGCGCACGACCGGGCGCGGGACGCCGGCGTCGCGGTCTGGTGCGGCGGCATGCACGAGTTCGGTATCGGCAGGCTCGCGAACGTCGCCCTCTCCAGCCTGCCCGGATTCACCCTCCCATCGGACGTGTCCGCCTCGGAGAAGTACTACGCCCGGGACATCGTCGAACCCGCCGTGACCGCCGTCCGCGGCGTCGTCCAGGTGCCCCAGGCAACCGGTCTCGGACATGCCGTGGACCGCGAACTGGTCGTCGCGAACACGGTCGCCGAGCTGTCCCTCGGACCGGAAAGAGGAGTGACTCGGTGCGTGTTGCTCTGA
- a CDS encoding antitoxin, with translation MGIFDKFKDTAENLKDKASDLVDGHGDKVGDGLDKAGDFVDEKTGGQYGDKIDSGVDKAKEGLDNLDGQNDDIPDNPNQSA, from the coding sequence ATGGGCATCTTCGACAAGTTCAAGGACACGGCCGAGAACCTGAAGGACAAGGCCTCCGACCTGGTCGACGGTCACGGCGACAAGGTCGGTGACGGTCTGGACAAGGCCGGCGACTTCGTCGACGAGAAGACGGGCGGCCAGTACGGCGACAAGATCGACTCCGGCGTCGACAAGGCCAAAGAGGGTCTGGACAACCTCGACGGCCAGAACGACGACATCCCGGACAACCCGAACCAGTCCGCCTGA
- a CDS encoding GNAT family N-acetyltransferase, translated as MNRISEVGFRAVSLTTASRFAEASALYREVFGYLDPAYGLNPRLLGALASNGGSVVGILDESDRLVAFAYGFCGTDRRGFYHYSQSAVVTDGQQGRGLGRMLKHAQREVALSHGMSRMRWTYDPVQVRNAHFNLDVLGARGRWFAPDMYGPGTDRVIVEWDLTRDEVPALDDSALTQLVVPAEPGELRRSFEELLGKGLVAVSCRRLPDGGGAYYFGPADDA; from the coding sequence ATGAATCGTATCTCTGAGGTGGGCTTCCGCGCGGTCTCGCTCACCACGGCGTCGAGGTTCGCCGAGGCCTCGGCGCTGTACCGCGAGGTGTTCGGCTACCTCGACCCGGCGTACGGGCTGAACCCGCGGCTGCTCGGCGCGCTGGCGAGCAACGGCGGCTCGGTGGTCGGCATCCTCGATGAGAGCGATCGGCTGGTCGCGTTCGCGTACGGCTTCTGCGGGACCGACCGGCGCGGCTTCTACCACTACTCGCAGTCGGCCGTGGTGACCGACGGGCAGCAGGGCCGCGGCCTCGGCCGGATGCTCAAGCACGCCCAGCGAGAAGTTGCCCTCAGCCACGGTATGTCGCGGATGCGCTGGACGTACGACCCGGTGCAGGTCCGCAACGCGCATTTCAACCTCGACGTCCTCGGCGCGCGCGGCCGCTGGTTCGCGCCCGACATGTACGGTCCGGGCACCGATCGCGTGATCGTCGAGTGGGACCTGACCCGAGACGAAGTCCCCGCGCTGGACGATTCCGCGCTGACCCAACTCGTCGTACCGGCCGAACCGGGTGAGCTGCGCCGCTCGTTCGAGGAGTTGCTCGGCAAGGGACTCGTCGCCGTGTCGTGCCGGCGTCTTCCGGACGGCGGCGGTGCCTACTACTTCGGGCCGGCCGACGATGCCTGA